The region GGCAGCAGGCGTTGTCGAGCATCGGCATCGATCCCGCGCTGCTCAGCACCGATGCCAGCGACATGGGCAGGCCGAACTAGGGCGCTTCCCGCTTCTGTCGTGCGATCCGCTCGCGCCATTCGGTATCGACCAGGGCGAAGAGCAGGTGATCGCGCCAGATGCCGTCGATCTTCAGGTAGCTTTGCGCCAGGCCTTCCATGCGGAAGCCGCGCGCTTCCAGAAGGCAGCGGCTCGGTTCGTTCGTCGGCAGGCAGGCGGCCTCCAGACGATGGAGGTCGAGACCGTCGAAGGCATGGCCAATCACCGGTTCGACCGCCTCGGTCATGTAACCCTGCCGGGCGTGGCGCTCGCCGATCCAGTATCCCAGGGTCGCGGCCTGGGCCACACCACGGCGAATATCGCTCAGCGTCACACCGCCGAGGAGCACGTCGTCCTCGGCGCGAAAAATGAGAAAGCTCTGGGCGATGCCCTGCTCGCGATCACGCGCCTGGGTCCTGAGTCGGCGGCGAAACGCGGCCTGGGTCAGAGCATCGCGCGGCCAGGTCGGTTCCCAGGGCTGCAGGAAGGCGCGGCTCTCATTGCGCAATCGCGCCCAGGCGCTCCAGTCATCCATCACGCCCTGGCGCAGAACCAGACGCCGGCTGGTGAGCTGCGTGCTGCCGGACTCGTTTGCAGGTTTGCGAAGAAGTCCGAACACCGGCGTCTCTAGTTGAAGCGGCTGGCGATGCGATCGTATTGACCGATGCCTTCCTTGGGCCCGATCGTCGCCACAGTCGGCGCGGGCTGATCGAGC is a window of Rhodospirillales bacterium DNA encoding:
- a CDS encoding GNAT family N-acetyltransferase, whose translation is MDDWSAWARLRNESRAFLQPWEPTWPRDALTQAAFRRRLRTQARDREQGIAQSFLIFRAEDDVLLGGVTLSDIRRGVAQAATLGYWIGERHARQGYMTEAVEPVIGHAFDGLDLHRLEAACLPTNEPSRCLLEARGFRMEGLAQSYLKIDGIWRDHLLFALVDTEWRERIARQKREAP